One region of Catenuloplanes indicus genomic DNA includes:
- a CDS encoding EAL domain-containing protein — protein sequence MSARRVSVGFTVWLAVLTVLFYAFPQQKALTWVLIGLSGAAAVVTGVRLHRPRRRLPWYLLSAALVALTIGDAYYNWLVEVAHDPDPFPSYADAVYVVVPVLLAAALLRFMAARTVGRDRNALLEALMVTAALALLAWIYLVAPFIRDSGISVTERVAAITGPVGDLVCVAALTRLLATGGRRPASANLLVLGVLSLLVTDCLYSIGLLWSDWRAGGPVDLGWVIFYGASGLAALQPSMRWLTEPMPRLPGYASRASAFQGSMLLAVSLVGPVVLLVEAMRGNVTEVPLIACVTLLISMFGVLWSTGSRAQFVATLDREAALREAGARLVSATTVDAVVEVVRSTVTRLLPPDAPHAVVFADGSAADHDEDGEIGDLDREPSPPGRRPWLADGREQTGFERMLCCPLGAEPVHTLYLGAAEEQLRLLAGSMEVLASQTGLAMARIALTEEVHRAQSEAYFRTLILHASDVIMIVDPDDTIRYASPSAHAVLAAPDLVGAALETVIDLADRTRFRHMLAQARAGVGRHDGMDFTAVRKDGVRLQIEVNCRDMRDEPTVAGLVLTLRDVTERRTLERELTHQALHDSLTGLANRVLFTDRAQHAAARAGRDGTLVGVLLIDLNGFRLINEALGHTVGDRLLVGVAERLTEVLRPGDTVARLGADEFAALIEDVSHLAELEEIAGRVTTALTTPFTIEGEQIGGIASVGVSTTAEARDANELLRQADLALNIAKAAGRGQWRRYQAEVHSALVARLELRAALEQAVSGGHFVLQYQPIVDLLTDEAAGFEALVRWKHPTRGVIPPDQFINLAEETGLIVPIGHWVLEEALRSAERWNRLVPSDRPRYVSVNVSARQFRNPGFMDSVRQILADSGVPPRALLLEITESLLLRDDEQVWADLAALRQTGVRIAIDDFGTGYSSLSYLRHMPIDVLKIDKSFIDDMVHSRKQRALVSAIVQLADTLDLRVIAEGIEEPVHREMLASMGCPYGQGYLFSRPVNAADIYGWLASRSKAAKPAPA from the coding sequence ATGTCGGCACGACGGGTGAGCGTCGGCTTCACCGTCTGGCTCGCCGTGCTCACCGTGCTGTTCTACGCGTTTCCGCAGCAGAAGGCCCTCACCTGGGTGCTGATCGGCCTGTCCGGCGCGGCTGCGGTGGTGACCGGCGTCCGGCTGCACCGCCCCCGCCGCCGGCTGCCCTGGTACCTGCTGTCCGCCGCGCTGGTGGCGTTGACCATAGGTGACGCGTACTACAACTGGCTCGTCGAGGTGGCCCACGACCCGGATCCGTTCCCGTCGTACGCCGATGCGGTCTATGTCGTCGTCCCGGTGCTGTTGGCCGCCGCGCTGCTCCGCTTCATGGCGGCCCGCACCGTCGGCCGGGACCGGAACGCGCTGCTCGAGGCGCTGATGGTGACGGCCGCGCTGGCACTGCTGGCGTGGATCTACCTGGTCGCGCCGTTCATCCGTGACTCCGGCATATCGGTCACCGAGCGGGTTGCCGCGATCACCGGGCCGGTCGGTGATCTGGTCTGCGTGGCCGCGCTGACCCGCCTGCTGGCGACCGGCGGGCGTCGTCCCGCGTCCGCGAACCTGCTGGTCCTGGGCGTGCTGTCGCTGCTGGTCACGGACTGCCTCTACTCGATCGGCCTGCTCTGGAGTGACTGGCGGGCCGGTGGCCCGGTCGACCTCGGCTGGGTGATCTTCTACGGCGCGTCGGGCCTGGCCGCGCTGCAGCCGTCGATGCGCTGGCTGACCGAGCCGATGCCGCGCCTTCCCGGGTACGCGTCCCGCGCCAGCGCCTTCCAGGGCTCGATGCTGCTGGCCGTGAGCCTGGTCGGGCCGGTGGTGCTGCTGGTCGAGGCGATGCGCGGCAACGTGACCGAGGTCCCGCTGATCGCCTGCGTCACGTTGCTGATATCGATGTTCGGCGTGCTCTGGTCGACCGGCTCCCGCGCCCAGTTCGTGGCGACGCTGGACCGCGAGGCCGCGCTGCGCGAGGCCGGCGCCCGGCTGGTCTCCGCGACCACGGTCGACGCGGTCGTCGAGGTGGTCCGCTCGACCGTCACCCGGCTGCTGCCGCCGGACGCGCCGCATGCGGTGGTGTTCGCCGACGGTTCGGCCGCCGACCACGATGAGGACGGCGAGATCGGCGACCTGGACCGGGAGCCGTCCCCGCCGGGCCGGCGCCCGTGGCTGGCCGACGGACGCGAGCAGACCGGCTTCGAACGGATGCTGTGCTGCCCGCTCGGTGCCGAGCCGGTGCACACGCTCTACCTCGGCGCGGCGGAGGAGCAGCTGCGCCTGCTGGCCGGCTCGATGGAGGTGCTGGCGTCGCAGACCGGGCTGGCGATGGCCCGGATCGCGCTGACCGAGGAGGTGCACCGCGCGCAGAGCGAGGCGTACTTCCGGACGCTGATCCTGCACGCCTCCGACGTCATCATGATCGTTGACCCGGACGACACGATCCGGTACGCCAGCCCGTCCGCGCACGCCGTGCTGGCCGCGCCGGACCTGGTCGGCGCCGCCCTGGAGACCGTGATCGACCTGGCCGACCGCACCCGGTTCCGGCACATGCTGGCGCAGGCCCGGGCCGGCGTCGGCCGCCATGACGGCATGGATTTCACCGCGGTACGCAAGGACGGCGTCCGACTGCAGATCGAGGTCAACTGCCGGGACATGCGCGACGAGCCGACGGTCGCCGGCCTGGTGCTGACGCTGCGGGACGTCACCGAACGGCGCACGCTGGAACGCGAGCTCACCCACCAGGCGCTGCACGACTCGCTGACCGGACTGGCCAATCGGGTCCTGTTCACCGACCGGGCCCAGCACGCGGCCGCACGAGCCGGCCGGGACGGCACTCTGGTGGGCGTCCTGCTCATCGACCTGAATGGATTCCGCCTGATCAACGAGGCGCTCGGCCACACCGTCGGCGACCGCCTGCTGGTCGGGGTCGCGGAACGCCTGACCGAGGTCCTGCGGCCCGGCGACACCGTGGCCCGCCTCGGCGCCGACGAGTTCGCCGCGCTGATCGAGGACGTCAGCCACCTCGCCGAACTGGAGGAGATCGCCGGCCGGGTGACCACCGCGCTGACGACGCCGTTCACCATCGAGGGCGAGCAGATCGGCGGCATCGCCAGCGTCGGCGTCTCCACCACCGCGGAGGCTCGCGACGCGAACGAACTGCTCCGCCAGGCCGACCTGGCTCTCAACATCGCGAAGGCCGCCGGCCGCGGCCAGTGGCGCCGCTACCAGGCCGAGGTGCACTCCGCGCTGGTCGCCCGCCTAGAACTGCGGGCCGCACTGGAGCAGGCGGTCAGCGGCGGCCACTTCGTGCTGCAGTACCAGCCGATCGTCGACCTGCTCACCGACGAGGCCGCCGGGTTCGAGGCCCTGGTCCGCTGGAAACACCCGACGCGCGGCGTGATCCCACCGGACCAGTTCATCAACCTGGCCGAGGAGACCGGCCTGATCGTCCCGATCGGCCACTGGGTGCTGGAGGAGGCACTGCGCTCCGCCGAACGCTGGAACCGGCTGGTGCCGTCGGACCGCCCGCGCTACGTCAGCGTGAACGTCTCCGCCCGCCAGTTCCGCAACCCCGGCTTCATGGACTCGGTGCGCCAGATCCTGGCCGACTCCGGCGTACCCCCGCGCGCCCTGCTCCTGGAGATCACCGAAAGCCTGCTGCTGCGCGACGACGAACAGGTATGGGCGGACCTGGCCGCACTGCGCCAAACCGGCGTCCGCATCGCCATCGACGATTTCGGCACCGGCTATTCGTCATTGAGCTACCTGCGGCACATGCCGATCGACGTCCTGAAAATCGACAAATCCTTCATCGACGACATGGTCCACAGCCGCAAACAACGCGCTCTGGTCTCCGCGATCGTCCAGCTCGCGGACACGCTCGACCTGCGGGTGATCGCCGAGGGCATCGAGGAACCGGTACACCGCGAGATGCTGGCCAGCATGGGCTGTCCCTACGGTCAGGGTTACCTTTTCTCCAGGCCGGTCAACGCGGCCGACATCTACGGCTGGCTCGCGTCCCGCAGCAAGGCCGCCAAACCCGCACCGGCGTGA
- a CDS encoding TetR/AcrR family transcriptional regulator: protein MTQTGSSPTQRADARRSRARILAAAATAFARDAAPTFKDIARDAGVGIGTMFRHFPTREALVEEVFRTELQTLCADAATLVAALPADEALREWMSRWAAFVATKQGMSDVLKSLTSSGSVTKSESATLLTHAVQVILDAGEASSILRSDVRADDIVAALSGILVVADPVADDGRTARLLALLMDGLTNRARPSRS from the coding sequence ATGACGCAGACGGGCAGTTCCCCGACGCAGCGGGCCGACGCGCGGCGCAGCCGGGCGCGGATCCTCGCCGCGGCGGCGACGGCGTTCGCGCGAGACGCCGCGCCGACCTTCAAAGACATCGCTCGCGACGCCGGCGTGGGCATCGGCACGATGTTCCGGCACTTCCCGACCCGGGAAGCGCTGGTGGAGGAGGTGTTCCGCACCGAGTTGCAGACGCTCTGCGCAGACGCCGCGACTCTGGTCGCGGCGCTGCCGGCGGACGAGGCGCTGCGGGAGTGGATGAGCCGATGGGCCGCCTTCGTCGCCACGAAGCAGGGCATGTCCGATGTCCTGAAGTCACTGACGTCGTCGGGTTCGGTGACGAAATCAGAGTCGGCAACGCTGTTGACGCATGCGGTTCAGGTGATCCTCGACGCCGGGGAAGCGTCGTCGATTCTCCGGAGCGACGTGCGCGCGGACGACATCGTCGCGGCTCTCAGCGGAATCCTCGTGGTTGCGGACCCGGTGGCCGACGACGGGCGCACGGCCCGCCTCCTCGCTCTGCTCATGGACGGACTCACGAACCGGGCACGCCCCTCCCGGTCGTGA
- a CDS encoding alcohol dehydrogenase catalytic domain-containing protein — protein sequence MRAVTISKNNGSTSISIGDRPAVEPESGSVRIHVAAASVNPSDPFLWHAVENGPDGVSVVPGLDAAGTITAVGPGERRLSVGQHVMAIVNPRRPEGGAQAEEIVVPAASVVPVPGGIGITEAATLPMTGLTALEGLRLLSLPVGAVLAVTGGAGLLSSLLIPLAKRQGLRVIADAKPADEELVRSFGADEVVPRGEAFNGAVLQLAPGGVDAVYDTANLTRAVLPAIRPGGAIAVIRGWDDSGDPERGITVHPVSVGKAFSDTAGLELLAAEAAAGRIRLRVAETYAPENARAAYERMEAGGLRGRLVLTF from the coding sequence ATGCGAGCAGTCACGATCAGCAAGAACAACGGTTCCACCTCGATCTCGATCGGGGACCGCCCTGCCGTCGAGCCGGAATCCGGGTCGGTGCGGATCCACGTGGCGGCGGCGAGCGTGAACCCGTCGGATCCGTTCCTGTGGCACGCCGTCGAGAACGGCCCGGATGGCGTTTCGGTCGTCCCGGGCCTCGACGCGGCCGGCACGATCACCGCGGTAGGGCCGGGCGAGCGCCGGCTGAGCGTAGGCCAGCACGTCATGGCGATCGTGAACCCGCGTCGGCCCGAGGGCGGCGCGCAGGCGGAAGAGATCGTCGTCCCGGCGGCATCGGTCGTCCCGGTTCCCGGCGGCATCGGCATCACCGAAGCGGCGACGCTGCCCATGACCGGCCTGACCGCGCTGGAGGGCCTCCGGCTGCTCTCCCTGCCCGTCGGCGCCGTCCTCGCCGTCACGGGCGGAGCGGGACTGCTGTCATCGTTGCTCATCCCGCTCGCGAAGCGGCAAGGCCTCCGGGTGATCGCGGACGCGAAGCCCGCGGACGAGGAACTGGTGCGGAGTTTCGGCGCTGACGAGGTCGTTCCCCGTGGCGAAGCATTCAACGGAGCGGTTCTCCAGCTCGCGCCCGGCGGCGTCGACGCCGTGTACGACACCGCGAACCTGACGCGCGCCGTTCTTCCCGCCATCCGCCCAGGGGGCGCCATCGCAGTGATCCGCGGCTGGGACGACAGCGGGGATCCGGAGCGTGGCATCACCGTCCACCCGGTCAGCGTCGGCAAGGCGTTCTCCGACACGGCGGGACTCGAACTCCTCGCCGCGGAGGCGGCCGCCGGCCGCATTCGTCTGCGCGTCGCTGAGACGTACGCCCCGGAGAACGCACGAGCGGCGTACGAGCGAATGGAAGCGGGCGGGCTGAGGGGCCGCCTCGTCCTCACTTTCTAG
- a CDS encoding winged helix-turn-helix transcriptional regulator, translating into MSGTGAARAQDCGDLLADNGEFVREILDRVGDKWSLLVIGNLRDGPRRYSELMQIVPGISQRMLTVTLRLLGEDGLLRREAYAEVPPRVEYSLTPLGESLLETASALVRWAGDHQVEIRAHRENTGG; encoded by the coding sequence ATGAGCGGTACCGGGGCGGCGCGTGCGCAGGATTGCGGTGACCTGCTGGCCGACAACGGTGAATTCGTCCGTGAAATACTCGACCGGGTCGGCGACAAATGGAGTCTGCTGGTGATCGGCAACCTGCGCGACGGCCCTCGCCGTTACTCCGAACTGATGCAGATCGTGCCGGGGATCTCACAGCGCATGCTGACCGTCACGTTGCGGCTGCTCGGTGAGGACGGACTACTGCGGCGCGAGGCCTACGCCGAGGTGCCACCGCGGGTGGAGTATTCGCTGACACCCCTGGGAGAAAGCCTGTTGGAGACGGCTTCCGCGCTCGTACGGTGGGCGGGCGACCACCAGGTTGAGATCCGCGCGCACCGGGAGAACACCGGCGGCTGA
- a CDS encoding FMN-dependent NADH-azoreductase, with translation MSYLLHIDGTLFDSESISRQVARTFRENWNGRVVHRDLAASPVPHLTAPGLTARLTDPATHTSEIAAARGIQDELIDEFLGAGGYLFTVPLYNYGVPSAFKAWIDQVAVVGRTIAIPDGVPARGRPALVVSSRGGAYMEGASHYGRDHLVPHLETILGLEMGLDLTFITPSFGLAPVVPPMADLIPMHEASLAESHEQARKLGESFSFRPGAAA, from the coding sequence ATGTCCTATTTGCTCCACATCGACGGTACCCTGTTCGACTCCGAGTCGATCTCCCGCCAGGTCGCCCGTACCTTCCGCGAGAACTGGAACGGGCGGGTCGTGCACCGCGATCTTGCCGCTTCTCCGGTGCCACACCTTACTGCTCCCGGCCTCACTGCCCGCCTCACCGATCCGGCCACGCACACGTCGGAGATCGCCGCGGCGCGAGGCATCCAGGACGAACTCATCGACGAGTTCCTGGGCGCCGGCGGCTACCTGTTCACGGTGCCGCTGTACAACTACGGCGTACCGTCGGCCTTCAAGGCCTGGATCGACCAGGTTGCCGTCGTCGGTCGCACCATCGCCATTCCGGATGGCGTTCCGGCGCGGGGACGTCCGGCGCTCGTGGTCTCCTCCCGCGGCGGCGCCTACATGGAGGGAGCGTCCCACTACGGCCGCGACCACCTGGTCCCGCACCTGGAGACGATCCTCGGCCTGGAGATGGGCCTGGACCTCACCTTCATCACCCCGTCCTTCGGCCTCGCCCCGGTCGTCCCGCCGATGGCCGACCTGATCCCCATGCACGAAGCCTCCCTGGCCGAGTCCCACGAGCAGGCACGCAAGCTCGGCGAGTCCTTCTCCTTCCGCCCCGGGGCCGCCGCATGA
- a CDS encoding TAXI family TRAP transporter solute-binding subunit, whose amino-acid sequence MRTVEAVVGSALALLLVTSGCGGRQDRAATDTGGEVTCQVAAETRIGIATGNVGGVYYTMGNAFAEQISTATGGTVKATAAETGASVQNIQQLVAGTYGVAFSLADTAADAVNGAGAFSSPQPVAALSRIHTNYTQVIARTSAGITDVASMRGKRVSTGSPRSGTEVIANRLLTAAGLDPATDIAAQRLDLTKTVDGIKDGSIDAFFWSGGLPTPNLTDLFTTSASSVRFVDITPLLPAMKQVNPVYEQGVIPAATYKLPADTPTVVVPNVLLVKNDLDANVACALTRALFDRKDQITQASPAAAELNVANARKTDPVPLHRGAAEALTLLGG is encoded by the coding sequence ATGCGTACCGTCGAAGCGGTTGTGGGGTCTGCTCTGGCATTGTTGCTGGTGACCAGCGGGTGCGGAGGGCGGCAGGACCGGGCCGCCACGGACACCGGCGGCGAGGTGACGTGCCAGGTCGCGGCCGAGACCCGAATCGGCATCGCCACCGGCAACGTCGGCGGCGTCTACTACACGATGGGCAACGCGTTCGCCGAACAGATCTCGACCGCCACCGGCGGCACCGTCAAGGCGACCGCCGCCGAGACCGGCGCGTCCGTGCAGAACATCCAACAGCTCGTCGCCGGTACGTACGGCGTGGCGTTCTCGCTGGCCGACACGGCCGCCGACGCGGTCAACGGCGCCGGCGCCTTCTCCTCGCCCCAGCCGGTCGCCGCGCTCTCCCGCATCCACACCAACTACACCCAGGTGATCGCGCGTACGTCCGCCGGCATCACGGACGTGGCCTCCATGCGCGGCAAGCGCGTCTCCACCGGCTCCCCGCGCTCCGGCACCGAGGTCATCGCCAACCGCCTGCTCACCGCGGCCGGCCTCGACCCCGCCACGGACATCGCTGCCCAGCGCCTCGACCTCACCAAGACCGTCGACGGCATCAAGGACGGCAGCATCGACGCGTTCTTCTGGTCCGGCGGCCTGCCCACCCCCAACCTGACCGACCTGTTCACCACGTCCGCCTCGTCCGTGCGATTCGTCGACATCACGCCGCTGCTCCCCGCGATGAAGCAGGTCAACCCGGTGTACGAGCAGGGCGTCATCCCGGCCGCGACGTACAAGCTGCCCGCCGACACCCCGACCGTCGTCGTCCCGAACGTCCTGCTGGTGAAGAACGACCTCGACGCGAACGTCGCCTGCGCGCTCACCAGGGCCCTCTTCGACCGCAAGGACCAGATCACCCAGGCCTCCCCCGCCGCCGCCGAACTGAACGTCGCCAACGCCCGCAAGACCGACCCGGTCCCCCTCCACCGCGGCGCCGCCGAGGCGTTGACGCTGCTCGGGGGATAG
- a CDS encoding TRAP transporter permease gives MLDGGGPATRPAVARDPVPEPAFDDEERPSRELRGGPARAVGGVALAISLLALWQVFRPMPQGSQFYLIVFLAGVLPLVFVAYRSGARLALLGGGDRPAIADWVLAVLAAAVCLYPVLPFRGGYDGFLDRQGLLDPVDVLLGAALLLLVLEAARRTTGWALPVVCLVFLAYGYYGGLLPQDYAIAHLGLDFAQIVDALYNSGSGFYGTPLDVAATYIVLFTLYGAVLDLSGAGRFFVDLSVAAFRRSRSAAGRTAVTAGFLLGTVSGSGTATAVSVGAVTWPILRRAGYPAERAGGMLAAAGVGAILSPPTLGAAAFIVAEYTQVSYLTVLGWAMIPTILYYLGILLAVEIDARRLGTRPVEVEAGSPWRLLARFGYHFSSLILIVVLLAAGVTATRAVVFATLAAFALAFLDPRTRPTVRSTATALAAGTRGVLPVAAVCAAAGVITATTTKTGLGTKLAAWLIGAAQAIADHPAVVLALTVLAAAVALSLLGLAVPVTASFIIGWVIVGPALLQLGVPAPAVAMFVFYYSVLSEVTPPTALAAVGAASITGGRIVPTMWQALRYALPAFLVPIAFVLTPAGSYLLGRGPLLNVLWATAAALAGVAALAVATGGWVLGAGPAGVPARVCAALGGLLLLYLDPAGIAAGAVLVVAAVVLTAVPARSSAETSAGSSERGGEA, from the coding sequence ATGTTGGACGGTGGAGGCCCGGCCACGCGTCCCGCCGTCGCGCGCGACCCCGTTCCGGAACCCGCGTTCGACGACGAGGAACGCCCCTCCCGGGAGCTGCGCGGCGGTCCCGCGCGGGCGGTCGGCGGCGTCGCGCTCGCGATCTCGCTGCTCGCGCTGTGGCAGGTGTTCCGGCCGATGCCCCAGGGCAGTCAGTTCTACCTCATCGTCTTCCTGGCCGGTGTGCTGCCGCTGGTCTTCGTCGCCTACCGGTCCGGCGCGCGCCTCGCCCTGCTCGGCGGCGGCGACCGGCCCGCGATCGCGGACTGGGTCCTCGCCGTACTCGCGGCCGCGGTCTGCCTCTACCCGGTGCTGCCGTTCCGCGGCGGGTACGACGGCTTCCTCGACCGGCAGGGCCTGCTCGACCCGGTCGACGTGCTGCTCGGCGCCGCGCTGCTGCTGCTCGTGCTGGAGGCCGCCCGGCGTACCACCGGCTGGGCCCTGCCCGTGGTCTGCCTTGTCTTCCTGGCGTACGGCTACTACGGCGGGCTGCTGCCGCAGGACTACGCGATCGCGCACCTCGGGCTGGACTTCGCGCAGATCGTGGACGCGCTCTACAACTCCGGCAGCGGGTTCTACGGCACGCCGCTGGACGTCGCCGCCACGTACATCGTGCTGTTCACGCTCTACGGCGCGGTTCTCGACCTGTCCGGCGCCGGCCGGTTCTTCGTCGACCTGTCCGTGGCCGCGTTCCGCCGCTCGCGCAGCGCCGCCGGCCGCACCGCGGTCACCGCCGGTTTCCTGCTCGGCACGGTCTCCGGCTCCGGCACCGCCACCGCGGTCAGCGTCGGCGCGGTCACCTGGCCGATCCTGCGCCGCGCCGGCTACCCCGCGGAACGCGCCGGCGGCATGCTCGCCGCGGCCGGCGTCGGTGCGATCCTGTCCCCGCCCACGCTCGGCGCGGCCGCGTTCATCGTCGCGGAGTACACCCAGGTCTCCTACCTGACCGTGCTCGGCTGGGCGATGATCCCGACGATCCTGTACTACCTCGGCATCCTGCTGGCGGTCGAGATCGACGCCCGCAGGCTCGGCACCCGCCCGGTCGAGGTCGAGGCCGGGTCGCCGTGGCGGCTGCTGGCCCGGTTCGGCTACCACTTCTCGTCCCTGATCCTGATCGTGGTGCTGCTCGCCGCCGGCGTCACCGCCACCCGCGCGGTCGTGTTCGCCACGCTCGCCGCGTTCGCGCTGGCGTTCCTCGACCCGCGCACCCGGCCGACCGTGCGCTCGACCGCGACCGCGCTCGCCGCCGGGACCCGCGGGGTGCTGCCGGTCGCCGCGGTCTGCGCCGCCGCCGGCGTCATCACCGCCACCACCACCAAGACCGGCCTGGGTACGAAGCTGGCCGCCTGGCTGATCGGGGCCGCGCAGGCGATCGCGGACCACCCGGCCGTGGTGCTGGCACTGACCGTGCTCGCCGCGGCCGTGGCGCTCAGCCTGCTCGGCCTGGCCGTGCCGGTCACCGCGTCGTTCATCATCGGCTGGGTCATCGTCGGCCCCGCGCTGCTCCAGCTCGGCGTGCCCGCACCGGCCGTCGCCATGTTCGTCTTCTACTACTCGGTGCTCTCCGAGGTGACGCCACCGACCGCACTGGCCGCGGTCGGCGCCGCCTCGATCACCGGCGGGCGGATCGTGCCCACCATGTGGCAGGCGCTGCGGTACGCGCTGCCCGCGTTCCTGGTGCCGATCGCGTTCGTGCTGACGCCCGCCGGGTCGTACCTGCTCGGCCGCGGCCCACTGCTGAACGTGCTGTGGGCGACGGCCGCCGCGCTGGCCGGCGTGGCCGCGCTGGCCGTGGCGACCGGCGGGTGGGTGCTCGGCGCCGGCCCGGCCGGGGTGCCCGCGCGGGTGTGCGCCGCGCTGGGCGGGCTGCTGCTGCTCTACCTCGACCCGGCCGGCATCGCGGCCGGGGCGGTGCTCGTCGTGGCCGCCGTGGTGCTCACCGCCGTGCCGGCTCGTTCTTCTGCTGAAACGTCCGCCGGGTCGTCCGAACGGGGAGGAGAGGCTTGA
- a CDS encoding TetR/AcrR family transcriptional regulator: MTRRLAEVRLDALLRTACDVIAERGLANTRTADVARAAGVSQALVFYHFATKERLLAQAFAYATEQDLQKLDAILKSAAPPLDRLRKLVRLYTPGTRAKAWTMWIDGWSESPRTPELEKISRRRVLRWREAVREVISDGVRDGSFTCEDAQGAAWRITSLIDGLAVQASAHPRIVPKAAIGGWVNEAVARELTLTPEQLA; this comes from the coding sequence GTGACCAGACGCCTAGCCGAGGTGCGCCTCGACGCATTACTGCGCACAGCCTGCGACGTCATCGCCGAACGCGGCCTCGCGAACACGCGGACCGCCGATGTCGCACGTGCGGCCGGTGTCAGTCAGGCACTCGTCTTCTACCATTTCGCCACCAAGGAACGACTGCTCGCTCAGGCATTCGCCTATGCGACCGAGCAGGACCTGCAGAAGCTCGATGCCATCCTGAAGTCCGCCGCGCCGCCGCTGGACCGGCTGCGCAAGCTGGTGCGCCTTTACACGCCCGGCACGCGCGCCAAGGCGTGGACCATGTGGATCGACGGCTGGTCCGAGTCCCCGCGCACGCCCGAGCTGGAGAAGATCTCCCGCCGTCGCGTGCTGCGCTGGCGGGAGGCGGTCCGCGAGGTCATCTCCGACGGCGTCCGGGACGGCTCGTTCACGTGCGAGGACGCGCAGGGCGCCGCCTGGCGCATCACGTCCCTGATCGACGGTCTCGCGGTCCAGGCCTCCGCGCACCCGCGAATAGTGCCGAAGGCCGCGATCGGCGGCTGGGTCAATGAGGCCGTCGCCCGCGAGCTCACCCTCACTCCGGAACAGCTGGCCTGA
- a CDS encoding alginate lyase family protein, with amino-acid sequence MRITRTRAVAVGLVVLLAAIVGGVVVARQESRPVIAAEPWEAAAPTVLDPMPGGAFRHPGVLVGADDLARVKGEIDGGAEPWASAFAQMAGTRYGNADWRPRPRAVVECGPYSNPDLGCVDEAEDGVAAYTQALLWQVTGDERHARAAIRIIDAWAAVLERHTNVNGPLQSAWSAVPMVRAAELIRYGYDGWDPAPAAAMFREVYLPEVIGGATWTNGNWELIMMEAATGIAVFLDDRASFDRAVDRLRSRIKAYVYLESDGPLPVAPPGETNVPEERLISYWHGQRDLRDGVTQETCRDFGHAGWGLSAASHVAETARLQGVDLWSEIAPRMTAALELHMPYALGEPAPSWLCDGEPDTESYAPLPEAARHHLVDRLGLELPATTAYVRRYRPAEAAYFFAWETVTHGG; translated from the coding sequence GTGAGGATCACCCGTACCCGTGCCGTGGCTGTCGGTCTAGTGGTGTTGCTGGCCGCGATCGTGGGCGGGGTAGTGGTCGCGCGGCAGGAGAGTCGGCCGGTGATCGCCGCGGAACCGTGGGAGGCGGCGGCGCCGACGGTGCTGGACCCGATGCCGGGCGGGGCGTTCCGGCATCCGGGGGTGCTGGTGGGGGCGGACGACCTGGCGCGGGTCAAGGGAGAGATCGACGGCGGGGCGGAGCCATGGGCGTCCGCGTTCGCGCAGATGGCGGGCACGCGCTACGGGAACGCGGACTGGCGACCGAGGCCGCGCGCGGTGGTGGAGTGCGGGCCGTACTCGAACCCGGATCTAGGCTGCGTGGACGAGGCGGAGGACGGCGTCGCGGCGTACACCCAGGCCCTGCTCTGGCAGGTGACCGGCGACGAGAGGCACGCGCGGGCCGCGATCCGGATCATCGACGCGTGGGCGGCCGTGCTGGAGCGGCACACGAACGTGAACGGCCCGCTGCAGTCGGCGTGGTCGGCGGTGCCGATGGTGCGCGCGGCCGAACTGATCCGGTACGGCTACGACGGCTGGGACCCGGCGCCGGCCGCGGCGATGTTCCGGGAGGTCTACCTGCCCGAGGTGATCGGCGGCGCGACCTGGACGAACGGCAACTGGGAACTGATCATGATGGAGGCGGCGACCGGGATCGCGGTCTTCCTGGACGACCGGGCGTCGTTCGACCGCGCGGTGGACCGCCTCCGCAGCCGGATCAAAGCCTATGTATACCTTGAATCCGACGGTCCGCTGCCGGTTGCGCCGCCCGGGGAGACGAACGTGCCGGAGGAGCGGCTGATCTCGTACTGGCACGGGCAGCGCGACCTCCGGGACGGCGTCACGCAGGAGACCTGCCGGGACTTCGGGCACGCCGGCTGGGGCCTGTCCGCGGCGTCGCACGTGGCGGAGACCGCGCGGCTGCAGGGTGTGGACCTGTGGTCGGAGATCGCGCCGCGGATGACGGCCGCGCTGGAGCTGCACATGCCGTACGCGCTGGGCGAACCGGCACCGTCCTGGCTGTGCGACGGCGAGCCGGACACCGAGTCCTACGCACCGCTGCCCGAGGCGGCCCGCCACCACCTGGTGGACCGCCTCGGGCTCGAGCTGCCGGCCACCACCGCGTACGTCCGGCGATATCGCCCCGCGGAGGCGGCCTACTTCTTCGCGTGGGAGACCGTCACCCACGGCGGCTGA